The Fusobacterium russii ATCC 25533 genome includes a window with the following:
- the rpmF gene encoding 50S ribosomal protein L32, which translates to MAVPKKKTSKAKKNMRRSHHGLTAVGLVTCEKCGAPKRQHRVCLECGDYKGSQVLVAAAE; encoded by the coding sequence ATGGCAGTACCTAAGAAAAAGACTTCAAAAGCTAAAAAAAATATGAGAAGATCTCACCATGGATTAACAGCAGTTGGTTTAGTAACTTGCGAAAAATGTGGAGCACCTAAAAGACAACATAGAGTTTGTTTAGAATGTGGAGATTATAAAGGTAGCCAAGTTTTGGTTGCAGCAGCGGAATAG
- the ychF gene encoding redox-regulated ATPase YchF, translated as MIGIGIVGLPNVGKSTLFNAITKAGAAEASNYPFCTIEPNVGMVTVPDERLEALAKIINPERIVPATVEFVDIAGLVKGASKGEGLGNKFLSNIRATSAICQVVRCFDDDNVVHVDGGVNPIRDIDVINTELIFADIETVDKAIEKHEKLARNKIKESVELMAVLPKAKKHLEEFKLLKTLNLSEDEKLILKNYQLLTLKPMIFAANVSEDDLANGNSYVEEVKKYAREIGSEVVVVSAKVEAELQEMDTESKAEFLEALGVKEAGLNRLIRASFKLLGLQTYFTAGVKEVRAWTIKIGDSAPKAAGEIHTDFEKGFIRAKVVAYEQFIKNSGWKGSQEAGVLRLEGKDYIVQDGDLMEFLFNV; from the coding sequence ATGATAGGTATAGGAATAGTTGGTTTACCTAATGTTGGTAAATCAACACTTTTTAATGCAATCACAAAGGCAGGTGCAGCAGAGGCATCTAACTATCCTTTTTGTACAATAGAACCTAATGTTGGTATGGTTACAGTACCTGATGAAAGATTGGAAGCTTTGGCTAAAATCATAAATCCGGAGAGAATAGTACCAGCAACTGTTGAATTTGTTGATATAGCCGGTTTAGTTAAGGGAGCTTCAAAGGGTGAAGGTCTGGGGAATAAGTTTTTGTCGAATATAAGAGCAACTTCAGCAATATGCCAAGTAGTAAGATGTTTTGATGATGATAATGTTGTCCATGTAGATGGAGGGGTTAATCCCATAAGAGATATAGATGTGATTAATACAGAGCTTATATTTGCAGACATAGAAACAGTTGATAAGGCAATAGAAAAGCATGAAAAGCTGGCTAGAAATAAAATAAAGGAATCTGTTGAATTGATGGCAGTGCTACCAAAAGCTAAAAAACATTTAGAGGAGTTTAAGCTTTTAAAAACTCTTAATTTAAGTGAAGATGAGAAGTTAATCTTAAAAAATTATCAACTACTTACTTTAAAACCTATGATTTTTGCAGCTAATGTATCAGAAGATGATTTGGCAAATGGCAATAGTTATGTGGAAGAGGTAAAAAAGTATGCTCGTGAAATAGGCTCAGAAGTAGTTGTGGTTTCTGCAAAGGTAGAGGCTGAGTTACAGGAGATGGACACTGAGAGTAAAGCTGAATTTTTAGAAGCATTGGGGGTAAAAGAGGCAGGCTTAAATAGACTTATAAGAGCAAGCTTTAAATTATTGGGATTGCAGACTTACTTTACAGCAGGAGTAAAAGAAGTAAGAGCTTGGACTATAAAAATAGGAGATAGTGCACCTAAGGCAGCAGGAGAAATACATACTGACTTTGAAAAAGGCTTTATAAGAGCAAAAGTTGTAGCTTATGAGCAATTTATAAAAAATTCTGGTTGGAAAGGCTCTCAAGAAGCGGGGGTACTTAGACTTGAAGGAAAAGATTATATAGTTCAAGATGGAGATTTAATGGAATTTTTATTCAATGTATAG
- the tpiA gene encoding triose-phosphate isomerase — protein sequence MRKIVIAGNWKMYKTNQEAVKVLSELKDLVKDVKNVEIVIGAPFTTLSDAVKAVEGSNIKIAAENVYPKQEGAFTGEISPNMLKAIGVSHVIIGHSERREIFKETDEFINEKVKAVLENGLVPIFCIGEKLEERESGKTLEINSNQVRKGLKDLTKEEAKKVIVAYEPVWAIGTGKTATPEMAQETHKEIRKVLADMFGQEVANEMTIQYGGSMKPENAKDLLGQADIDGGLVGGASLKADSFFEIIKAAK from the coding sequence ATGAGAAAAATAGTTATAGCAGGGAACTGGAAGATGTATAAAACTAATCAGGAAGCGGTGAAGGTACTAAGTGAATTAAAAGATTTAGTAAAAGATGTAAAAAATGTAGAAATAGTTATAGGAGCACCGTTCACTACACTTTCTGATGCTGTTAAAGCAGTTGAAGGTTCAAATATAAAGATAGCAGCTGAAAATGTTTATCCTAAACAAGAAGGGGCATTCACTGGAGAAATTTCGCCTAATATGTTGAAAGCAATAGGAGTTAGTCACGTTATTATAGGGCATTCAGAAAGAAGAGAAATTTTTAAAGAAACAGATGAGTTTATAAATGAAAAAGTTAAGGCAGTTTTAGAAAATGGACTTGTGCCTATTTTTTGTATAGGAGAAAAGCTTGAAGAGAGGGAAAGTGGTAAAACACTTGAAATAAATTCAAATCAAGTTAGAAAGGGATTGAAAGATTTAACAAAAGAAGAGGCTAAGAAAGTTATAGTTGCTTATGAGCCAGTTTGGGCAATAGGAACTGGTAAAACTGCAACTCCGGAGATGGCTCAAGAAACTCACAAGGAAATAAGAAAAGTTTTGGCTGACATGTTTGGACAAGAGGTTGCAAATGAAATGACTATACAATATGGGGGCTCTATGAAACCTGAAAATGCAAAAGATTTATTAGGACAGGCTGATATAGATGGAGGTCTTGTAGGAGGAGCGTCACTTAAAGCAGATTCATTTTTTGAAATAATTAAGGCAGCAAAATAG
- a CDS encoding ComF family protein, translating to MSNLRELYRKILREIFFCNNCSSCSEILDREGFICQKCLTRLLKESYLKNTGNFFYIYYYDETIRELIADYKLRNRKALGKDLAFLISKAFKKLIEQENIDVIIPVPINRKRLKERGFNQVEYILDILKIKYYRIERIKNTKHMHSMENYDERKKNVEFAFSSNLKLSNKKILLVDDIVTSGATVESIIKEIKKTNKNTDIKVFSIAISRKFIAK from the coding sequence GTCAAATTTGAGGGAACTATATAGGAAAATTTTAAGAGAAATATTTTTTTGTAATAATTGTTCTTCTTGTTCAGAAATTTTAGATAGAGAAGGCTTTATTTGCCAAAAATGCCTAACTAGGTTATTGAAAGAATCGTATCTTAAAAATACAGGCAACTTTTTCTATATCTATTATTATGATGAAACTATAAGGGAGTTAATAGCTGACTATAAGTTAAGAAATAGAAAAGCTTTGGGAAAAGATTTAGCTTTTTTAATAAGTAAAGCATTTAAAAAATTAATTGAACAAGAAAATATAGATGTGATAATTCCCGTACCAATAAATAGGAAAAGATTAAAAGAAAGAGGATTTAATCAGGTTGAGTATATTTTAGATATATTAAAGATAAAATATTATAGAATTGAAAGAATAAAAAATACTAAGCATATGCATTCTATGGAAAATTATGATGAAAGAAAGAAAAATGTAGAGTTTGCATTCAGTAGTAATCTAAAACTGTCAAATAAAAAGATATTATTAGTTGATGATATAGTAACAAGTGGAGCGACAGTTGAATCAATAATTAAGGAAATAAAAAAAACTAATAAAAATACTGATATAAAAGTATTTTCAATAGCTATATCCAGAAAATTTATAGCAAAGTAG